CGTTCGACCACACCTCCTGGAGCGGACTCCGCCACCGGTCATCATCGGCTGGATCGACGCCACACTATTTATCAGAATATGTAGAATTCCCCGCTCCGGATAATTAGAGATTCGGGACACAATCGACTCGGACTCGGTAGTGAAGCACCCCGGTTCAGTTTCGTCATGGACGACTTACCAGGCTAGCCTTCGTATGCTGCAGCAATTCGTTGAATTCTAATCTTGATCAACATACTCATTCTGACCAATCTCTAATCCCAAACTACAGCATATGCTATCCGCAAATATAGAATTGCATACTCATAGTTAGGTATAATCCAGGCATCCATGTTTAGATAAGGTCTCTTATCTCGAGTAATAGCTAGATTGATTATCCTCGAGTACGGACCGTCTTCCATGAGTGACGATCCGGATTCGGAGACCGTCGTCGTCAGAACGTACGTCCCTAGATACCAGAAAGAAAACTGGGCCACCCACGCTGACGAACTCGACATGAGTCAGAGCGAGTATGTAAGAAGTATGGTACAATCCGGTCGGAAGGGGTTCGAATCGTTAACAGCGGAGACCCCTTCTCCGGACGCTACCCCTGGGGGTAGCGGTCTCGAAACACAGGTCCTCGACTTACTTCGTTCCGGGACCTATTCGTGGGAAGAATTGCTCGATGCAGTGAGCGACGACATCGAGTCTCAGCTCGACGAGACGCTCGAGCGCCTCCAGGCGACGAACCGGGTTCGATACAGCGGCCGCCACGGCGGATACACCCTGAGCAGTGATACCGATGGCAACTGACCGAGCGAGCGAGCCAGCCACGATCGAGGAGCCAGTTTCCTACTTCCTCGAGGAGCAACGCTATCACGGCAAGAGCGAGCGGACGGTCGAGGCCTACGAACGCGTTCTCGGGCAGTTCGAGACGTTCGTCGAAGACGAGAGCGGCGTTACGCCTGCGAACGCGACTCGCCGGGAGTGTATGGCCTGGGTACACTCCCTGCGAGGCCACCTCGAGCCGAGTACGATCGCCACCTACGCCTCCTACGTCCACCGATTTTACGACTACATGACCCGCGTCGAGGCCTTCGAGGGGAATCCGATGTCGCTGGTCGTCGAAGAGATGAACGAATCGATCGACACGAACCCGACCAGACGTGAGATCTCGATCCCCGAAATGCGATCGTTCGTCGGAGACCTCGCTCATCCCCTCGAGCGCGCCGTGGTCGTCACCCTCCTCAAGACGGGAATGCGTGTCGGCGAGCTCTGTAACCTGGATCTACGCGATCTGCACGCTAATTTCGAGGCGGTCGACCTCGAGTGGACGCCACGAGTTCAACTCGAGGCCCGTCCTGACTCGCTGTACGTCGACGAGAAACCGATACGCGGCGCGGTCGTCAACGGAGAGGAACGGACGGCATCGAACAAGCGCAAGCGCGGAACCGTGATTCCAGTCGATTCGGAGCTACAGGCGGTTCTCGCCGAGTGGTTGGCGATTCGACCAGACGCGCGGTCGACGGCCGAACCGCTCTTCCTCGACACCGGCGACAGCTGGGGCCAGCGCCTCGAGCCCTCGGACGTGCGCTATATTGTCGAGGAACGTGCTCGAGCGCGGGGCTGGTATCGAACGGGCGGCGGTGCGAGCGAGAACGTGACGCCCCACTACTTCCGGCACTTTTTCACGACCCATCTCCGCGATCGGACGGGTGATCGCGGGGTCGTCAAGTACTTGCGGGGGGACGTCGCGAGTGACGTGATCGACACGTACACCCACGATTGGGGTGATCAGGTTCGAACGGTGTATGAAGCGAACATCTACTCGCTGGGGGTCTGAACGAGCGATTTGCGGAGTTTCGAGTTATGAATCGAACCATAGCTGTTGGGTTATTGTCCATACTGCCCGGCCCACAACAGACAGATAAATCGTATCCTGCTATATTGAACTCGGGCCGAATTTTACCGTTCGGTGACCCCCCGTTCCACGACGAGGGCCCGAAGATCGTTGACGTTCGTTCCGGTCGCTCCCGTCCGAATCAGCGCGTTCGCCGACCCGAGCGCCGGATAGGCGTCGTTTCGCTCGAGCGCTCGTCGCGCCTTCAGCGGATCGAGTGATCCATCGCGGCTGACGGTTCGCTGGTCGGCGATGGCTCCCGCTGCGTCCGTCGCACCGTCGATACCATCGGTGTCGACGCTGGCGACGACCGCCGGGACCGCGAGTTCGAGCGCCCCACCGAGGACGAACTCCTGGTTCGGGCCGCCTCGTCCGTGATTGTCTACGAGCGTGACAGTGGTTTCCCCGCCCGAGAGGACGACAGCCGGTGGCTCGACTGGCGTCCCCGTGCGGGCAATTTCCTCGGCAATGGCGACCTGTGTTTTCGCGGCCTCGCGTGCTTCGCCTCGGACGGACGAAGAGAGTACAAGCGGCGCGTAGCCGCGGTCGGCGGCGACCTCCTGGGCGGCTTCGAGTGCCGTGTTCGCATTGGCGACGACGTGGCAGTCGATGTCGTCGAACACCGCATCGTCGCCGGTCGGCGTCTCTCGTTCGTTGCCGTCGGCCCCGCGTCGGAGGTGCTCGAGGATCGGTTCCGGAGCGTCGATTCCGTAGCGATCGAGCACGTCGAGCGCGTCCGCGAAGGTCGTCGAGTCGGGCGAGAGCGGCCCGCTGGCAATCACGCTTGGATCGTCTCCGGCGACGTCACTGACGAGCAACCCGACGACGGTCGCAGGAGCCGCGGCGCAGGCGAGATTCCCGCCCTTGAGCCTCGAGAGGTGTTTGCGGACGGCGTTGATCTCGTCGATGGATGCGCCGCTCGCGAGCAGTGCCTCGGTAGTCTTTCGGAGGGCCTCGAGCGAGAGACCGTTCGCCGGGGCTGGAAGAAGGGAGCTACCGCCCCCGGTGAGACAGCCAAGGACGAGGTCGTCCGGGCCGGCGTCCGCGGCCCGTTCGAGGACTGTGTTCGCCCCTTCGACCCCGCGTTCGGAAGGGACGGGGTGATCGCCGGGTAGCACGTCGATACAGTCTGTCTCGACGGGGTCGTCGGTGACCACGACGCCGCCGTCGATCCGATCCCCCAGCAGGGATTCGAGCGCCGCGGCCACGTGTCCCGCCGCGTTTCCGCCGCCGAGAACGACTATGTCGTCGAACGCCTCGAGGTCGTAGGTCCTCGAGGGGCCGGTGACAGGACTGACGGTGAGGTGCTCGTCGTCGAGTGCGAGTGCGTCGGAGACGACCCGTCGCGGGTGGGCCGCGTCGATACCCGCGACCAGACAGTCCAGGGCGACCGCTCGCGACTTGCTCGAGGCGAGTGCGTCGTAGTCCTCGATGGAAACGTGTGCGGTCATCCCGAAAGCTGTCTCTCGAGTCGCTGTCGCAACGAACCCTGCCTCTCGAGTTTCCGTCGCAATTCAGTCGTCGTGTGTCCGTGCATACGGGACGTGTTCGACACACTCGCCTAAAGTGTTGAACGTCGAGCCACCGTCGTGCACCGTTCTACTCGCGAACGCGCGTACTCCCTCGAATTCTCCCCTGAGTTGATGCTATACTATCTATAGCTAATAGAACTGAACTCGGTTGATCAGCGGGTCGGCGTACGCGTCGCCGTCGGAACCAGCTCATAACGCCGACCGGATCCGGTCGGTGAGCTTCTCCATCGCCTCGGCCGATCGCTCGACCTCATCGGCCAGGCTCAACGCGCCGTGGGGTAACGACGGGTAATGGTGATGAGTCGTCGCCACGCCCGCACCCTGGAGTGCCCCGGCGTAGGCGATTCCCTCGTCACGAAGTGGGTCGTGACCGCAGGTGACGACGGTGGCCGGTGGAAGTCCTTCGAGTGAGGGAGCCCGCAGGACCGACGCGTAGGGGTTCGCACCGTCGACCGGGTGGCGGAGGTACTGATCCCAGAACCAGCGCATGTCCGCGCGGGTGAGCAGGGGGCCGTCCCCGTTCTCCGTGTACGACGGCGTGTCGAACGCGTGGTCGGTGATCGGATAGCAGAGCACCTGCTGGGCCAGCACGTCGGCTCCTTCCCGAGCGTCCCACCGGGCGACCGCGGCTGCGAGGTTGGCCCCCGCGCTCGAGCCACAGACCCCGATTCGACCTGAGTCGCCACCGACGGCTTCCACGTGCTCGCCGACCCACTTGAGGGCGGCGACCGCGTCCTCGAGCGGGGCCGGAAACGGGTGTTCGGGGGCGAGACGGTAGTCGACCGAGACGACCAGCGACCCCGTCTCTGCGGCGAACGCCCGACAGAGGTCGTCGGCGGAGTCGAGCGTGCCGAGCGTCCACCCACCGCCGTGGTAGAAGACGAGTACCGGGAGGTCGTGAGCCTCGAGCGGGCGGTAGACGCGAATCGGAATCTCGCTCCCGTCGTCGGGTCCAGGAATCGCGGTGTCTGTCACCTCGGGGAGTGCTATCGTCGGCTCGCCGCCGAAGACGTCGTCCTCGAGTCGCCGGGCTGCCTCCACCGAGAGGGCGTTCCACGGCGGAAGCGTTCGATAGGTCGGCTCCTCGAGTAGGCTCGCAACCTCCGGATTCAGGTCGGTCCGTCGTGTGTCCATGACGGGCCCTTGCCGCGGCACAAAGATGAATGGGGGTGGCCGCGAAGGTGGGTGTATGAGCGACCCCGAGGACGGAGCCGGATCGGATAGCGACGGGGAGTTCGACGCCAGCGAATCGAGGGCCCGCGAACTCGACGCGAGCGATCCGCTCGCGGGCTTTCGCGACCGTTTCGACGTACCTGACATCTGCTACCTGGACGGCAACTCGCTCGGTCCGGCGAGCGACGAGGCCGTCGCCGCCCTCGAGCACGTCGTCGAGGAGTGGCGCACCCTCGGAGTGCGTGGCTGGACCGAGGGTGACCCACCCTGGTTCTGGTACGGCGAGCGCCTCGGGGACCGACTGACACCGATGGTCGGCGCGAAGTCCGACGAGGTCGTCATCGGTAACTCCACGACGGTCAACATCCACACGCTGATCGGGACCTTCCTGAAGGCGGCCGACGGCGACACCGTCGTGGTCAACGAACTCGACTTTCCGACCGACCACTACGCCATCACCTCCCAGCTTCGAGCGCGCGGACTGGACCCCGACGAGCACCTCGTTCGCGTCGAGAGCGAGGACGGCCGAACCATCGAGGAAGACGCGATCCGGGAGGTCGTCGACGACGAAACGGCGATCCTGTTCTTCCCCTCGGTGCTCTACCGGAGCGGCCAGTTGTTCGACCTCGAGGCACTCACCGAGATCGCCCACGAGCACGACGCGTTCGCGGGATTCGACCTCGCCCACTCGATCGGCGCAATGGCCCACGACCTCTCAGGAATCGGCGCGGACTTCGCCGTCTGGTGTCACTACAAGTACTGCAACGCCGGCCCCGGCGCTGTCGCCGGCCTCTACGTCAATGAACGCCACTTTGGGACGCGTCCTGGACTCGCTGGCTGGTGGGGTCACGAGAAGGAGACACAGTTCAACCTGAACCTCGAGTACACGCCCGCCCGCTCGGCCGGTGCCTGGCAGATCGGGACGATTCCGATCTTTTCGGCCGCGCCGCTCGACGGCGCGCTGTCGGTCCTGGAGGAGGCCGGACTCGAAGCAATCAGACGGAAGTCGGTCGCGCTCACCGAGTACCTCGTCGAACTCACCGACGAGCGCCTGAGCGAGTACGGCGTGGACGTCGGGACTCCTCGCGATGCCGACCGCCGCGGCGGCCACGTCGCTCTCGAGCACGACCAGGCCTACGCGCTCGGCGCGGTTCTCCGGGAACGCGGCTACGTCGTCGACGTTCGCCCGCCGAATGTCGTCCGGGTCTGTCCCGCACCCCTGTATCTGGGCTATCACGACGTCTGGGCCTTCGTGGACGTCCTGGACACGTTGTTCGACGAGGATTCGCTCGACGCGGTCGACCCCGATGCCGTAACCTGAGAATCCGGCGGTCTGGAATTGTTCAGGTCCACCTCGCCTCAGTCGCTGGCCGATCCACTGCCCTCGCCAGACCGAACTCGTCGTTGTTCCTGTAGCCGCTGCTCGAGCGTCCACTGGACCTCGAACGCCCGCTCGGCGTCGATGTCGTGAGCCGTCGCGGGCCGTCCGAGAAGGGTCGCCGAACTGGCCGTGTCTGCCGTCACGCTCGCGAGGCGACGTCGGCGCTGGAACACCGTCTGTGCGTTCAGCACGGACTGCACCCGGTAGGCGGGAACGATCTTGGTCGACCGTCGCCAGAAGCCGGTTCGCGCGTAAAAGTACGCCTCGCCCACTCGGTAGCCGCGATTGCGCCACTTCAGGTGGGCCGCGGGTGGGACGAGGAAGAGCAGCGGCGCGAACGCGTACCAGTCGCGCACGATTTCGGTTCGGGAGGCCAGGACGTAGCCGGCGGCGAGCACCACGGTGATGACGGCGATGTACCGGACGGCGTAGCGTTCGCGGGCCCTGAGCGGCGGTCGCTCGAGCGGTGGGAAGTCAACGTCGTGTGAATCGTCGGTGGGCGCGTCTGTTGCGTCAGCGGGAGCGTCAACGGCGCCGACGGCGTCAGGGGCGCCAGGGGCGCCAGGGGTGTCAGGGGTGTCAGGGGCGTCAGGGGCGTCGAAGGCGGATCCCGTAAAATCGGCCGTCTCCGCCGCCCCGATCGTCTCGCCCATCTCGCTCGCCTCGAACGGCTCGATCGACCTGGCGAGCGCGACGACGCGACCGACCTCAGCCAGCGGAATCGCCGATTCGGTCCCGCGGGAATCAGACTGTTCGGGACCGTAGCCGGCGGTCTCGACCGCCAGCGAAGCGTAGCCGAACCACCGGTAGGGGACGGACTCGGTGATCGTGAGCGTCTGGACCTTCTCGAGCGGGATAGTCCCGCTGTAGCGCTGAACGAGGCCCCGTTCGTAGTAGAGTTCGTCGCCGACTCGCGTCAGTCGGAAACCGTAGTACCGCGTCAGCGTGAGGAGCGCGCTCAGAATCCAGGCCGCGAGCAGAAAGAGGAACCCCGCCCAGAGGATAGCCACCACTCCCGTTCCTGGGAGGTCGCTCTCCAGGAGGTCGATGGGGACGAGCGTCGTCGGGTCGAACCCGCTGGCGAACGAGAGGATGAGCCCCCCGAGGAGGCTCGCGCCGGGATCGATCGTGAAGACGCTGAGGATGGCGAGTTCCTTCGGCTTGATCCGAAAGAGGGTCCGTTCGGCGTCCTGGTGTCGTTCTCCCGCGACCCCATCAGGTTCTCGAGGCGCACGGCCAGCGTCCGTGTCGACGGCCGTCGGCCCTTCGCGGTCGACGTCATCGGGTTCCGCCCCGACGCCGGCACCCGTTCGGAGACGGCGGGTGAGCGCTCGAGCCTCCGCCTCGTCGACGTACCGGAGCGTGATCTCGGTCTGGCTCCCGCCGGCCGTCTCGACGTGGACCGCCGCGATGCCGAACAGGCGATGGAGCGCCGTCTGGCGGACGTCGACGTTCTGAACGCGGTGGAGTGGGACCTCGCGGTCGCGTCGCGAGACGACCCCCGAGACGACGTCGAAGGTGTCGTCGGCGACGGCGTACCGGAATCGCTCGTAGTAGGCGAGTTCGTAGAGGATGCCGACGAGGATCCCGCCCAGGACGAACACGCCGATGACGAAGAGGTTCGCCCCGGCCTCGCCTGGAGACGAGACGAGACCGACGACGAAGAAGAGAAAGCCGAGGTTGAGACTCCGCGAGAGCGAGCGGACGATCACCGACGACGGATGGAGGCGCTTCATACGGCGTCTTCACCGTTGGTTTCGATCGTGAGTTCGCGGAGCCGTTCCTGTAACGCCTCGGCCCGGTCGGGCGTGAGG
This region of Natronosalvus halobius genomic DNA includes:
- a CDS encoding PH domain-containing protein, producing MKRLHPSSVIVRSLSRSLNLGFLFFVVGLVSSPGEAGANLFVIGVFVLGGILVGILYELAYYERFRYAVADDTFDVVSGVVSRRDREVPLHRVQNVDVRQTALHRLFGIAAVHVETAGGSQTEITLRYVDEAEARALTRRLRTGAGVGAEPDDVDREGPTAVDTDAGRAPREPDGVAGERHQDAERTLFRIKPKELAILSVFTIDPGASLLGGLILSFASGFDPTTLVPIDLLESDLPGTGVVAILWAGFLFLLAAWILSALLTLTRYYGFRLTRVGDELYYERGLVQRYSGTIPLEKVQTLTITESVPYRWFGYASLAVETAGYGPEQSDSRGTESAIPLAEVGRVVALARSIEPFEASEMGETIGAAETADFTGSAFDAPDAPDTPDTPGAPGAPDAVGAVDAPADATDAPTDDSHDVDFPPLERPPLRARERYAVRYIAVITVVLAAGYVLASRTEIVRDWYAFAPLLFLVPPAAHLKWRNRGYRVGEAYFYARTGFWRRSTKIVPAYRVQSVLNAQTVFQRRRRLASVTADTASSATLLGRPATAHDIDAERAFEVQWTLEQRLQEQRRVRSGEGSGSASD
- a CDS encoding tyrosine-type recombinase/integrase, whose translation is MATDRASEPATIEEPVSYFLEEQRYHGKSERTVEAYERVLGQFETFVEDESGVTPANATRRECMAWVHSLRGHLEPSTIATYASYVHRFYDYMTRVEAFEGNPMSLVVEEMNESIDTNPTRREISIPEMRSFVGDLAHPLERAVVVTLLKTGMRVGELCNLDLRDLHANFEAVDLEWTPRVQLEARPDSLYVDEKPIRGAVVNGEERTASNKRKRGTVIPVDSELQAVLAEWLAIRPDARSTAEPLFLDTGDSWGQRLEPSDVRYIVEERARARGWYRTGGGASENVTPHYFRHFFTTHLRDRTGDRGVVKYLRGDVASDVIDTYTHDWGDQVRTVYEANIYSLGV
- a CDS encoding DUF5805 domain-containing protein, producing MSDDPDSETVVVRTYVPRYQKENWATHADELDMSQSEYVRSMVQSGRKGFESLTAETPSPDATPGGSGLETQVLDLLRSGTYSWEELLDAVSDDIESQLDETLERLQATNRVRYSGRHGGYTLSSDTDGN
- a CDS encoding glycerate kinase type-2 family protein; its protein translation is MTAHVSIEDYDALASSKSRAVALDCLVAGIDAAHPRRVVSDALALDDEHLTVSPVTGPSRTYDLEAFDDIVVLGGGNAAGHVAAALESLLGDRIDGGVVVTDDPVETDCIDVLPGDHPVPSERGVEGANTVLERAADAGPDDLVLGCLTGGGSSLLPAPANGLSLEALRKTTEALLASGASIDEINAVRKHLSRLKGGNLACAAAPATVVGLLVSDVAGDDPSVIASGPLSPDSTTFADALDVLDRYGIDAPEPILEHLRRGADGNERETPTGDDAVFDDIDCHVVANANTALEAAQEVAADRGYAPLVLSSSVRGEAREAAKTQVAIAEEIARTGTPVEPPAVVLSGGETTVTLVDNHGRGGPNQEFVLGGALELAVPAVVASVDTDGIDGATDAAGAIADQRTVSRDGSLDPLKARRALERNDAYPALGSANALIRTGATGTNVNDLRALVVERGVTER
- the kynU gene encoding kynureninase, translated to MSDPEDGAGSDSDGEFDASESRARELDASDPLAGFRDRFDVPDICYLDGNSLGPASDEAVAALEHVVEEWRTLGVRGWTEGDPPWFWYGERLGDRLTPMVGAKSDEVVIGNSTTVNIHTLIGTFLKAADGDTVVVNELDFPTDHYAITSQLRARGLDPDEHLVRVESEDGRTIEEDAIREVVDDETAILFFPSVLYRSGQLFDLEALTEIAHEHDAFAGFDLAHSIGAMAHDLSGIGADFAVWCHYKYCNAGPGAVAGLYVNERHFGTRPGLAGWWGHEKETQFNLNLEYTPARSAGAWQIGTIPIFSAAPLDGALSVLEEAGLEAIRRKSVALTEYLVELTDERLSEYGVDVGTPRDADRRGGHVALEHDQAYALGAVLRERGYVVDVRPPNVVRVCPAPLYLGYHDVWAFVDVLDTLFDEDSLDAVDPDAVT
- a CDS encoding alpha/beta hydrolase; the protein is MDTRRTDLNPEVASLLEEPTYRTLPPWNALSVEAARRLEDDVFGGEPTIALPEVTDTAIPGPDDGSEIPIRVYRPLEAHDLPVLVFYHGGGWTLGTLDSADDLCRAFAAETGSLVVSVDYRLAPEHPFPAPLEDAVAALKWVGEHVEAVGGDSGRIGVCGSSAGANLAAAVARWDAREGADVLAQQVLCYPITDHAFDTPSYTENGDGPLLTRADMRWFWDQYLRHPVDGANPYASVLRAPSLEGLPPATVVTCGHDPLRDEGIAYAGALQGAGVATTHHHYPSLPHGALSLADEVERSAEAMEKLTDRIRSAL